A genomic region of Pelodiscus sinensis isolate JC-2024 chromosome 1, ASM4963464v1, whole genome shotgun sequence contains the following coding sequences:
- the KLHDC10 gene encoding kelch domain-containing protein 10 isoform X3 → MPWTFQLKAELSSLSSKETASKKINKTRLDLPGHRAPPARSGHRCVADNANLYVFGGYNPDYDESGGPENEDYPLFRELWRYNFATGTWHQMGTEGYMPRELASMSLVLHGNNLLVFGGTGIPFGESNGNDVHVCNVKYKRWALLSCRGKKPNRIYGQAMAIINGSLYVFGGTTGYIYSTDLHKLDLNTREWIQLKPNNMHCDMPEERYRHEIAHDGQRIYILGGGTSWTAYSLDKIHAYNLETNTWEEIATRPHKKIGFPAARRCHSCVQIKNDVFVCGGYDGEVILGDLWKLNLQTFQWAKLPAVMPEPVYFHCAAVTPAGCMYVHGGVVNIHENKRTGSLFKMWLVVPSLLELAWEKLLGFFPHLTTLSRSQLLRLGLTQGLIERLK, encoded by the exons GTCACCGAGCCCCACCAGCAAGGAGCGGCCATCGTTGTGTAGCCGATAACGCCAACCTGTACGTGTTTGGAGGGTATAACCCGGATTACGATGAGTCTGGAGGGCCAGAGAATGAAGACTACCCTCTCTTCAGGGAGCTTTGGCGATATAACTTTGCTACAGGCACATGGCATCAAATGGGCACCGAGGGTTACATGCCCAGAGAGCTAGCATCCATGTCAC TTGTCTTGCATGGGAACAACCTCTTGGTATTTGGGGGCACCGGGATCCCGTTTGGGGAGAGCAACGGCAATGACGTCCATGTCTGCAATGTGAAGTACAAGCGATGGGCCCTGCTCAGCTGCCGAGGGAAGAAACCAAATCGAATATATGGACAG GCGATGGCTATCATTAATGGCTCCTTATATGTTTTTGGAGGAACAACTGGTTACATTTATAGCACAGATCTACATAAATTAGACCTTAACACAAGGGAATGGATACAACTGAAACCCAACAACATGCACTGTGATATGCCAGAGGAGAG GTACAGACATGAAATCGCACATGATGGGCAGAGGATTTATATCTTGGGAGGTGGAACTTCCTGGACAGCTTATTCCTTGGATAAG ATCCATGCATATAACCTTGAAACAAACACCTGGGAGGAAATTGCAACGAGACCCCATAAGAAAATAG GTTTCCCAGCAGCCAGAAGATGCCACAGTTGTGTACAAATAAAAAATG ATGTGTTTGTCTGTGGCGGATACGACGGAGAAGTGATCTTGGGAGACCTCTGGAAGCTAAATCTTCAAACTTTCCAGTGGGCGAAGCTACCAGCGGTCATGCCGGAGCCGGTTTATTTTCACTGTGCTGCTGTCACACCA GCTGGCTGCATGTACGTCCACGGAGGGGTGGTCAACATCCACGAAAACAAACGGACTGGCTCCTTATTTAAGATGTGGCTGGTAGTCCCCAGCCTCCTGGAACTGGCCTGGGAGAAGCTGCTGGGATTCTTCCCTCATCTAACAACTCTCTCCAGATCGCAGCTTTTGCGCCTGGGCCTCACACAGGGACTCATTGAGCGATTGAAATGA